One Anaeromusa acidaminophila DSM 3853 genomic region harbors:
- a CDS encoding TVP38/TMEM64 family protein: MGKIIGWFVVAAMAAGVYLWQPEFFQHAYGIIETGDIAALAEYLRSFGTATAVLVTLALFVVMTFTIVFPFMILSGAAGIVFGLYWGILLSWVGEVLGAVVMFVFARYFFRDMVAGWISKSPYLKQVDAYSAKNGFKALLAARLLPLAPSGIITAVAAISAMSVRDFFLATVIGKLPPVVIKVLLGHDLAFAGENMGRLIAVILLVVAVYGALWWRKRRQRKAEQEKDITVPRRIE; the protein is encoded by the coding sequence ATGGGGAAAATCATAGGGTGGTTTGTAGTCGCAGCCATGGCGGCTGGCGTTTATTTATGGCAGCCTGAATTTTTTCAGCATGCTTACGGAATTATCGAAACTGGCGACATTGCGGCTTTAGCGGAATATTTACGTTCTTTTGGTACAGCTACGGCAGTGTTAGTGACGCTGGCTTTGTTTGTGGTAATGACATTTACCATTGTATTTCCATTTATGATTTTGTCAGGAGCGGCTGGCATTGTTTTTGGCCTTTACTGGGGAATTTTGCTTTCCTGGGTTGGCGAAGTTTTGGGCGCTGTGGTTATGTTTGTGTTTGCTCGTTATTTTTTTCGGGATATGGTAGCGGGTTGGATCTCGAAAAGTCCGTATTTAAAGCAGGTAGACGCGTATAGTGCTAAAAATGGCTTCAAAGCGCTTCTTGCGGCCAGGCTTTTACCATTGGCTCCGTCCGGCATTATTACAGCAGTCGCTGCTATCAGCGCTATGTCGGTACGCGATTTTTTCTTGGCTACTGTCATCGGCAAGTTGCCGCCGGTAGTTATAAAGGTCTTATTAGGTCATGATTTAGCGTTTGCAGGCGAGAACATGGGGCGTCTTATTGCGGTTATTTTGCTTGTCGTAGCAGTATACGGAGCGTTGTGGTGGCGCAAGCGCCGGCAAAGAAAAGCGGAACAGGAAAAGGATATTACTGTTCCACGGCGAATAGAATAA